In Astatotilapia calliptera chromosome 20, fAstCal1.2, whole genome shotgun sequence, one genomic interval encodes:
- the slc66a1 gene encoding lysosomal amino acid transporter 1 homolog, with translation MSTDGVLTRATLGWTTSENFTSLCPNGSKWVWEGLGECAQDARDMASVYLGLLSILCFLVSSFPQYYNSWKSGNMDQALSIWFLLLWLGGDSCNLIGSFLADQLPLQQYTAIYYVAADLIMLSMYTYYKLKNKASQGRTRLLVVGVSCFLCFATSLTQLPDVGPHKEIISSGFRSRSLLSTSSTSSITPFTTKEIIGFCIGSVSSVLYLCSRGPQIYTNFKRKSTQGVSYFLFALVILGNTTYGLSVLLKNPDLGQGESSYMIHHVPWLIGSLGTLSLDLIISVQFLMYRNARPRVEVNHDETAPLIRS, from the exons ATGTCCACAGACGGAGTCCTCACACGCGCCACCCTTGGATGGACTACTTCAGAAAACTTCACTTCTCTGTGTCCTAATGGGTCCAAATGGGTTTGGGAGGGCCTTGGGGAATGTGCCCAAGATGCCAGAGATATGGCCAGCGTCTACCTGGGCCTCCTGTCCATCCTCTGCTTCCTGGTGTCTTCATTTCC GCAGTATTACAACTCGTGGAAAAGTGGGAATATGGATCAAGCGCTCTCCATTTGGTTTTTGCTGTTGTGGTTGGGAGGTGACTCTTGTAATCTGATTGGGTCATTTTTGGCAGATCAGCTTCCGCTTCAG CAATACACAGCTATTTATTACGTTGCAGCTGACTTGATCATGCTGAGTATGTACACGTACTACAAGCTGAAGAACAAAGCTTCTCAAG GCAGGACACGTTTGCTCGTGGTTGGCGTATCCTGCTTCTTATGCTTTGCCACAAGCCTCACCCAACTCCCAGATGTAGGCCCCCACAAGGAAATCATTTCTTCTGGGTTCAGAAGTCGCTCCTTGCTCTCAACCTCTAGCACTAGCTCTATCACA CCTTTTACCACTAAAGAGATTATTGGTTTCTGCATTGGGTCAGTGTCATCAGTCCTCTACCTCTGTTCCAGAGGTCCACAGATATACACTAAT TTCAAGAGGAAGTCGACACAGGGAGTTTCTTACTTCCTGTTCGCGCTGGTCATCCTGGGAAACACTACATATGGTCTAAGCGTCCTTTTGAAGAACCCTGACCTGGGCCAGGGTGAGAGCAGCTACATGATCCACCACGTGCCCTGGCTCATCGGCAGCCTCGGCACCCTCAGTTTAGACCTTATT ATCTCTGTCCAGTTCCTGATGTACCGTAACGCTCGGCCACGGGTGGAAGTCAACCACGATGAGACAGCACCTCTTATCAGGAGCTAA